CGAACGTTTTCATATGACGTGGCACATCACCTGGCCGGGCGACAAGAAGAAAGTCGCGATCTTCGTCTCGCGCTACGACCACTGCCTCTGGGATCTCCTGCTCCGCCACCGGGCCGGTGAGTTCGATTGCGAGATCGTCGCGGTCGTGAGCAACCATCCAGACCTCGAACCGGTCTCGACACAATTCGGCGTAGGCCATCACGTGTTCCCGATTACCAAGGAGACGAAGGCGGATCAGGAGCGACGGGAGCGCGAGCTTCTCGACGGTCTGGGTGTCGATCTGATCGTGCTTGCCCGGTACATGCAGGTGCTTTCCGGGGAATTCGTGGCCGCGTACCCGAACCGGATCATCAACATCCATCACTCCTTCCTGCCCGCCTTCATGGGCGGCAAGCCCTACCACCAGGCTTTCGAGCGCGGCGTCAAATTGATCGGCGCCACCGCTCACTACGCGACGACGGATCTCGACGAGGGACCCATCATTGAACAGGCCGTGGTTCATACGTCCCACCGGGATGCCGTCAAGGATCTGCTGCGCAAGGGGCGCGACGTCGAGCGGATGGTGCTCGCCAAGGCCGTTCGCAACCACCTCGAGGATCGGGTGATCGCCTACGCCAACAAGACGGTGGTCTTCGAGTGAGGCCGACCCTGCACTCCTGGCGGCCGACCTCATGAATACCGGCCTACGAATGGTCGTGCTCGGCATCCTCACCGCCCTCGTGGTCGTCATGTGGGCAATGGCCTGGATGTCGAAGCGTTTCGAATCCGTTGCGGAGGGCATTGCAGCCCTCGAGGCACGGCGGTTCGAGACCCTCTCCGCGGTCGCGGTGGGAACCGGGGGAATCTTCGAGAACCACAACCGATCGGGCCCCGCCATCGCGGTGGGCCTGGATCGCGACATGCTGCTCGTCGATGCCGGCCGGGGCGTGGCATCTGCACTCCGTGCGGCAGAGATCCCCGCCTGGCAGCCGTCCCATCTGATCCTCAGTCAACTCGTGCCCGAGAACACCCTGGGCCTCGACGACCTGTGGATCAGCGGCTGGCTGGCCCAACGGGACGTGCCGCTCCAGATCCTGGGCCCGCCGGGAACCGCCCAGCTGGTCGAGCGGCTACGCAGCGTGTACGAGGAAGAAGCCCGGCGGCAGGCCGAACTCTGGGCGCTGCCCGCCGAGGGTGGCCTGACGCCCGTCCAGGAGATCACGGACGAGACCCGGCTCCATG
This genomic interval from bacterium contains the following:
- the purU gene encoding formyltetrahydrofolate deformylase; the encoded protein is MPPSPEIATLIVTCPDRRGIVASLAQVLHGHGGNILDADQHTDIGAGQFFQRIRVDLAELTSDRTGFEGAIAEVAERFHMTWHITWPGDKKKVAIFVSRYDHCLWDLLLRHRAGEFDCEIVAVVSNHPDLEPVSTQFGVGHHVFPITKETKADQERRERELLDGLGVDLIVLARYMQVLSGEFVAAYPNRIINIHHSFLPAFMGGKPYHQAFERGVKLIGATAHYATTDLDEGPIIEQAVVHTSHRDAVKDLLRKGRDVERMVLAKAVRNHLEDRVIAYANKTVVFE